The Vanessa atalanta chromosome 25, ilVanAtal1.2, whole genome shotgun sequence nucleotide sequence ACAACGGTCTCTCAGAAGAATGTAATAAAGGCCAAGGGTTTTAATTGTCAACATTGTACCGTGTGGGATGTTAGATTAAAAATGCTacactactactactattataTTGGTAGCTACAAGCTGAGTATTCCTGAAATACTTTTAGTTATgtcaatacttaaattaaaaactcatttaataaaaatatgataaaaatatacttaataaaatgatgataaaaatcattgacgttactaaaatataaatggcGCGCCTCATCATTAAAGAATCAAATTTTGTTAACCGTGAATGCCGCAGAGCTgagtgtaattaatttttaaaagtatatttgttttaacgGCATTCGTTTgatgcaaattattttatacattatgtattaataagatTTGTACTGTTCATATTCTCATATGTACATAAATGacgtaatttcattttaaaaataataaagtgtcATAAACAATGTCGTCTTAATTACATAAAAGACAAGTacagtcatttatataaatgaggaATAGAAATGGACCAGGAATACACCCCTGTGCGACCCTTACATTTACTAAAACACCGGAAGATCTCTTTCTTTCCTTTAGCACATCAAATAAAAGTTGATAATGTAGGCAAACCAATGTAAACACATCAATTGTTTAGAGTATTGAtactattttagtattaaaattaaagtataataatttaatacataaatgccTCACTTTCAGCCGCCATCGACCCTATTCAaactcgataaaaataaaataacgagggatattttccaattaaaaagtttttaccaAATCCGACGACGTGTCCCTCGACACGAACAATCTAAAACTCTCGTCGTGATGTCATTTTTTTGGATTGGAATGGagaatacaaaatgtatttaataacatatataatctatattaatcaatgaaaagccttttttttattagcattagcagcctgtatattttcccactgctgggctaaaggcctcctctccctttgaggagaaggtttggagcatattccaccacgatgctccaatgcgggttagccgaatacacatgtggcagaatttcgttaaaattagacacatgcaagtttcctcgcgatgttttccttcaccgccgagcacgagatgaattataaacacaaattaagcacatgaaaattcagtggtgcctgcctgggtttgaacccgaaatcatcggttaagatgcacgcgttctaaccactgggccatctcggctcgaaaagacttttgtatttaattaaccttactaaaaaaactactattCCAACTATTATACGAACAACTTATATCAGATGTTGCAGCGAGTTTCGGAGGTTTTAGTATTTAAAGGTCTATCGAATGATAAATCACTACAAAGCAAGTATTATTATGATTGCGAAATTTTGTCAATtggacattttatatttctatttttaatatatgcgaACAATTTAACTCATAATAAATTACAGAcgaagaattatataaaaaagtcaattCATGTCGAGACGAGCCTGTGTGTAGGCTTCACTTATCTATACATtagaattaaagtttatttaatgtttcttatataCTAGCCAACTAGCAAAGGTAGTATGTACGTATATCATTTTGTAATGGCTGGTAGCGATCGAATGGCATCGAAGTTATCAACTTCTTCTAACTTGTTGCGTCCTCTAGTTAGGGACAAAAACCTCCTTTATGAAAAAGTACGTACAATATGCCCAAGAAGAggcataatttattgtaaaactaaCATACAGCCGAAATCATTGTTAATTCTCCAACTGGAATTTTAATATGATCAAGACTTTTTAACGCAAATGTTGTATCcgcattttctttataaattaaaataatgtttaattaacttaactaaTTAATTGTAAGCGCTAACAGCCGCTGGAAAAAGAAAGATTAGTTTATCTAAGAAATAAGTAAGGCTTTTGAACTCTTTGTGAATAATTAAGACTGCTTAACAAAAGACTAGACTCATTGATTCCATTCTTTTCAGGGTCTTGAGTAactgatataatatttgtttttacaaattGTCTGGCCAGAATAACTGTATTATACACAGATGCAGAAAGTTTTCTTGTATGTAACAGATTTTttctacagataataaatattgtatatctgTGATATACTTTCTGCTCCCAGGATAAGCTCAATATCAGTGAACATTTTGTCGCACAGGTTATTAtctcttctatacatataataaaattagggtgtctgtttgtaatattaaaataaccgatttttactaaatgcatttatatgtatatacggtacatgtaacaaaatatttatttttacaatttttgtttgtccgtctgtctgttttttCCGGCTAATCTATGTATCGGCTGGATCGATTTTTTtgacagatagctgatgtaataaggagtaacttaggctagttttattttagaataatatataaaataataataaagtcacgcttttctgttaaattcaaacgcgtgcGAAGTCGCTAGGACAGCTAGTATACCATAATAATATCCTGTGCGGCAGATATAaaatgcacaagtgtgtgtaaATACTCTCTTTATTCCTTCAGAGACAGCAATCTATCTCGACCGGACAGAATTTTGGCGCCAAACGAAAATTcgctttacatatttttaaggcATAGGAGTTTAATTATCTCTATTTAGGATTCAACTCACGACCTTGGGACCTGCAGCTCACttgatctttaaaaaaaacagcacttatttttttatttatttatatagtacttAGTGAACTTAAGTTCGGTGGAAGGGCTGTGCTTGCGGCTGAATTTCAATCGACGGCATTTCATATCCAACTTACCAAGAGATGAATTACGAacacgaatattaaaatatatcaaaaataagctCATGAGAATAGAGTGCTTGTGCAATTTCAATCGATTCgttcttttcatttttttaatgttttttttttttttatttgtgccaaggggacacagattatttcgccattGTCACATGGTTCTTTTCATATACGTAATAGGTAAACACAaaattaaggaatattttataagtgaacAGTGTTCATTACTacagtatatttaattcatgATAATCTTAAACGTATTACAATAATACTAGgtgaatatcatttatatttcttaaataaagtcATACACAAAAATACCATAGATTCGATGCGTATAATATTGTAGCCAACGAAAtcgtataaacattatatcatGTCAGcttacacaaataaaacatatttttgtttacacaaaaggactttgtgcaagctacTTATACAccttataatacttattattgtaccGTTTTCAATGATAagtgattaatcacgaaacATATCAAGTGATTAGCAAATCACTAAAGatgacttaaaattaaatcgttacAACTGATAGTCAACATCTTGCTATAACTAAAGACTGATTTCGAAATATATCTTAGATCAGTTTTACTagtagattaataataaaaaagatcaaaacataataaatatataactaaaataaaatattatggtgATGTCCTGATCGGCTTCTGTCACGGTATAAATCTTCCACTCAGAATTTCCAAACGAGCAGATGACCTGTGATACGACGTCATCAAGTGTAGGGGCACTTTACTTCTCTTCTGTACTTCCAAGTGACGGCAAATTTAGTTCAGACGTAGTACTCTATTTTCTTTCAAAGTCACGGAGGTGCTATCAATGCCAAATTTTTATTAGCGTGATTCGGGACCAAGGACCTTAGTATTTGTACCCTTATACGCTAGCAAACAGATCAACGAGCtagtcaaatatatatgtacatattgaaacaaatgctataaataaatgacCATGTTAAGATGTAAGAGACGAAGGAGATCTTTTGAAAAAATTCTAACTTTCcgttcttttaatatatttcaagagtttaacctttttatattcagcctaaaatatttatcattactcATGACATCAAAGGCTTATCTTTTAAAAACACAGAAGACTTATTTCCcttaatttcattttctatttCTTGCAAAGTCTTATCTTTAGTTtcatttagaataaaatataaaataaccaaaCCAGCTATTACACATATGCCGTAAATGCCAAACGTACCCACAATGCCTGTTTTGTCCATCATCAATGGAGTTAATTTCATGACAAGGGCATACAAAATCGTAAAAACTATGCCAGTCGTACATGCTCCGGTACCTTTATGTTCTAATGGTAATATTTCCCCGATGATTGCAAAACAAACCGGAACAACACCAGCATTAACAATGAAGACATTCAAGAGTATTATAAAAGGTGTTAACCagaagtaaatataaatgtggTAGTTAGATTCCAAAAATGTGAGAAAACTTGttagaaacattaaaaatactgaTAATATTCCCGCTGTAAACAGTATTGTTCTTCTTTTAAAACATCTTATAATGAAACAAGAAGTTGATAGCGCGACCAATGTTAAAACGTCAGCGCCAATAGTACAGTACACAGCGATAGACTTATCTCTAGTTATTTCTATCaatatttcaacaatataaGCAAGCATGTAATATCTACCACACGCATCAATAATCATCGTTAGAACGGATACGATTACGAAAGATCGTAGAAAATCCCTTTGCATTAGTTTCTTAAAAAACGCTACCAATTTGTcctttttggtatttttattcTTCTGCCGCCTATCCTGTTGCGCTGCTATGATTTCTTCCAAATCTTTCCTATTCTTCGGAGTATCACCATGCAACCAAACGTACGATGCACTGCATTCTTCATATCTCCCCTTCATCGCCAGAAAAGCTGGACTTTCAGGCCATAAACAggttaatataattgaaatgattTGAGGGATGATAGCAAATATCGCAATTTGTCTCCAAGTCCAATATGAAGCCATGGAGTGACACATGAGCGAACCTATCGCAACCGAAGCTTTTTTTAGTGTTATGAAATATCCTCTTCTTTTTGGGTGAGAATACTCTCCAAGTACAATAGCAGTAATATAAACTCCGCATAATGACATTCCTTGAATAATTCTTGCAGCGTATAGGGCCGATATGCTGTTCGCGAGGGCAAACACGAAAAAACCGATACTAACTAAGATGTTCATGCAGAAGAATGCGAATTTACGCCCAAATATTTGCATAAGTGGTGGAATTATACAAAATCCGATGACACCGGAAAATCCATGACTCgcggctgtaagaaataaaaaatatttgtgtctgaataaaaacatattcgGGGGACTGGTTCTTAAACCAGtaatcttaattttaagttacaaatTAGATGTAATGTGGaccatgtataatttataaataaggattaTTTCGGCTTGGTGTTATttgtatatcttaaatataatcagAGAATCACTTTACAACGACGAATATATCGTGAGACATAAACACCAAAAGCCCCCGAGTCTTAAACCTATTCGGTATAAGTAAATACTTACCAATCCAAGAAGCTTCGTCCGGTGTGACAGATATTTCAGTGCTACTAGGAGATAAGATGCTAGGATTCAAGACAGCCGGGAACGACAACATCAAACCAGTTCCAATGGAGTGCGTGCAGTCCGCCATCAGGACTAAGctctgaaataatatttaatctattcatatattgtttagtattattttcattcGCTTTGAATTTCTAACAATATGACGTCAAAATACGGGACATAATCAGTTCCGTCAGCTTAAGCTCTCCCCAAAGACGGTAGCATATTTTAacagtaaattttataagtttccGAAAGTTAAATTCTCTTCCatgatttaaattgtaaaacagCATTTTTGAATGAAGTAAGTAGAACGATGTAACCATTAAATGTCGCAGCTCCATTTGAATTCTGGCAGTGCGTACACTGCCGTGCCTCGAAAAGTACGTACAGCCTTTGGGCCTTACCGAATTCTCTCTGGTTGAACGAATAGATAATCCACTTGTGTCTGTGCGTACTGCGTATCACTTGTGCActactataccataaaaaatgggaaaatattttgtttaaatttagacaGCCTTAACGGACTAGCTAACTACGCTTTTTTCCCTTTTTTTAATAGGCAGATAGGTAACCATTTTCTTATCATATGTAtgcttgattttgattttttttttcttgaagtATTTAATAACCAATAATACATTTAAGATTGCATTACAGAtctcaacaaataataataatatctgtcTCGGATTTACTTGCTCtgttaatttcaacgaataaaACAGAAATGCAATTAACGTTTGTATTAGACTTGTCTACAGTCCACTTGTCTCGCTAAACTACGCTATTCAGAAAAGTATTAACGCCAGCGTCTTTGATGTAATGTCATATACCAGCTTATTagatactgtattttttttacattaacagcctgtaaatttcccactgctgggctaacacCTCatcttttgaggaaaaggtgtggagcatattccaccacgctgctccgatgcgggttagtggatacacatgtggcagaatttcattgaaattagacacatgcaggtttcctcacgatgttttccttcaccatcgagcaaaagatgaattttaaacacaaattaagtacatgaaaattcagtggtgcttgcctaggtttgaacccgtaatcatcggttaagatgcacacgttctaaccactgggccatctcggcattcTCGGatactgtatatttattattatttgtaaatttctgTAATTGTATGCTTAGTTTAAACTAAGAATTatctaactatatttatttactaattcgttttgtttgttttatctttCCAGGTTAGCGCAAAAATTGCAAACCCCATTGACATGGTACTTTCATACAAAGTAGAGTAAATAATTACGAAACGGATAACCGTTTCACCGTTTAACcggaaaaatatacaatatagtaaACGCACAAAACAAAGTACAAGGGGCGtacaattatatgaatatatatccTATAGGCACCTTAGAATTCcgttaatatataacattagataaatatattattgggtaaaacttttattttaacagtgCGAAGTCaggttaataaatattcttttttattatctttttccGAGCAGACAAATGGAGCATCTATACGTATtattacgaatattaaaaaaaaatcttacctgccgccaaaaataaatatcacccACGCAGTTCATTTCAAGTTACGTAATTTAAACATctgttgttaaaataaacaattaaataagtacTTCCATTAAGCAATAATTGCACAATGTCTTTTcgctttcaaatattttttatctttaatgtaaatttacaaaCTTAAACATTACGCAGAGTTTTATCGCCTTAACGTTAGGCTGTGTGTATAAGTATTCATTCagttaattactattaaaaaaaaaaaaaaaaacaaactacagATTCAACTTTACTGTTCGAATAATTATcaattcaatcaaattataatatatttttgaatttagaacaagTATTTCTGTCAGATCACAAATACTACAACTGAATTTGCTATCATTATTCTCCAAGATTATataatcaactttttttttattttatttgaattatgaaTTGTACATAATTAGAAAGTATAGCCTTCAATTTGTTGTATGTtactcttttaaataaatcagaatCACGcatgaattaaatgtatatccTTGTGTCTATTTTTATACcggttaaaagtaaattttattctaacatCAGCGCGTTAAATGTATATGACATTGATaaagtttttgaaaataatgtaaCTCTATCTAAAAGAACCTTCTGTACGCTTTTCTTTGGTATAGCTGGCAGACGACCAGGAGACTCAACatatggaaagtgactaccaccacccTTGAAGATCTGAAACACCGAAAGGCATGCagtgcgttgccagcctttaagaTATGAGTAGGTTCCTGTCTTGAATATTCCCAAGTCGTTTCGGTTTGGGAAAATCGCCGTATAAAGCTGGTTCCTCAGAGTGGTTGTCGAAAGTGTAGCTGCCTAATCACGGGGGACCGAGGTAATAAGTTAGCTGTCTCAAGGTTGGCGTCGTGCGATCAATGGCTCGATCGATgcggaagtggtcaccaccgataaaaaatattggtgcttttagaaatattaaccattccttacatcatcaatacgGCACCAATATTGGCTAAGATATTGTATCCCTTCTGcctgaatatctgatgagtgtgatagatagttgtataaaattatcaatataattaattattgtgacttaatattattaaaattatattatttttcagtgtagtatttatttaagataaaaagtttttaataacataattaaaaaacgtaatatgacaactttgacacttaatttttgtataaataccccttgtaagtattttaccggTCTCTTTTGGTGGCGATCTGAAGTGTCAACATCTACGAGATACGTAAGTTAagtaatgtatctttatttttgctagtgttagtaaattattattttaaaatatttgtgtataaaaatgatactaatatttccctataatgttattttgtgtgttaaaaattgcaataaacagaatatttcataaatatgaaatatgtaacatttgtcatgtgtttcatttgtttttttgattttgataatttttaaagtctttgtgtttttatagaaaaatagctTGAATTTACCTAAAGTGAACAGTTTgagtaataaaacttattaatattatgtaaataaagtttccttTTATAgctctaatttaataaaatctcacatcagaagtgggatcctGTCCActgctataatattaatttcaatgttgTTTTTAGGATGGACTCTGGTTTACAAGACCTTGTTAAGGCCATTAAAGATGCTGTTTCTGGAAATCGGCGAGGAGGAGACGATGTCGCGTTGCCGGTTTTCGACCCATCTACAAGCGACCTGGGAGCAGAGTCTTGGTGCAACAACATCGAGACACTCGCTGAGGAATTTGGATGGGGCAGCATTACGACCGTTGCTAAGGCAGGTAAGGCCCTTAAAGGGTCTGCATTACTTTGGTTTGAAACATGGGACCCTGCAGAGGGTAGATCATGGGAAAACCTACGCACCGAATTAGTAGCCTTATATCCTGAAA carries:
- the LOC125073745 gene encoding facilitated trehalose transporter Tret1-like, which translates into the protein MNCVGDIYFWRQSLVLMADCTHSIGTGLMLSFPAVLNPSILSPSSTEISVTPDEASWIAASHGFSGVIGFCIIPPLMQIFGRKFAFFCMNILVSIGFFVFALANSISALYAARIIQGMSLCGVYITAIVLGEYSHPKRRGYFITLKKASVAIGSLMCHSMASYWTWRQIAIFAIIPQIISIILTCLWPESPAFLAMKGRYEECSASYVWLHGDTPKNRKDLEEIIAAQQDRRQKNKNTKKDKLVAFFKKLMQRDFLRSFVIVSVLTMIIDACGRYYMLAYIVEILIEITRDKSIAVYCTIGADVLTLVALSTSCFIIRCFKRRTILFTAGILSVFLMFLTSFLTFLESNYHIYIYFWLTPFIILLNVFIVNAGVVPVCFAIIGEILPLEHKGTGACTTGIVFTILYALVMKLTPLMMDKTGIVGTFGIYGICVIAGLVILYFILNETKDKTLQEIENEIKGNKSSVFLKDKPLMS